CTCTGTTTCAAGTCTATGCATTTTTTTTGGATCCAGTGGAGTATGCTACAAATTGGGTCACCAATTGGGTCATGATTTTGACGAGTATCATGAAGGGAATATCAAGATGCTACATCCATTAAAGGAGGGCTATACTCAAAAGTTTATGGAGAAGTTTGAGGCGTTATTTTGTGAACTGTTTTGTGAACTGTGTTGCTCAATATTGTGTTGACAATGTGATAATGTATAAAATTGTAAATCTGGACTGCTTTGCTTCAAAAAATGTATTTGCCGTGCATTTGTATTTGCTTCAGGAAgtgtatttgtatatataattaataaaatatataatgctTTGTTTAGGAAgtgtatttgttaaaaaaaaaattaatattattaaaatatataatattatattattattttacctttaAGATGACTAGTCCAATGTAGACTCATCTAACTAAAACTTAATACCATAACCAAAAGATGAAATTCTAGCTACACTTTGGATTTGGCAATGGCAATGCTCTTACCAAGCCCATATTACACAGTGGTAGCTTTTCAAGTTCAAGTCTTGTTTGGTGTCTAGTTACCTCTATAGGCTTTTAAATCAACTAACATCCACGCACATAAAAAGGTTGGAACTACCTTAAAATAATGAAAGTTGATGGGAGAGGAGAACCTCCCATCTTCTAGTGCATGGACGATGGACCCCCCATATAAAAGAgacgttttttattttgttactccaacgtaaaagaaaaagatcaaaaTGACATTTCAAGGCAACTGATGGAAAATACCACCACCTTAGTTGTTACACTCCAAGGAAGAAAAATTCGATTACCacacttttatcttattataatgaGGCCACAATGTCATTCGATTTTTGaattttcataaaaacaaaaggatccaaagaagataaaaatgcCGCGAGATGAAAATAGGATGAAAGTAGTAGGTAGCATTGCTCTCCAAAAGAAAGAGAACAAGCAGAATGGTTGACACTTGACAAATAATGGATGAACCGTGACCATGAGATCAAAAAGAAAGCAGAGGTAATagatgagagggagagaggaagaCGCTTTATGGGATCTAGATGGGAAACTTCAAACTATGGTCGATATGTGCAAGTTGCAGGCAACTTCATGAAGCACACTATTACACCGAGCTTCACAGAAACTGGGAAAGAGTCGAGAGAGTCGAAACCGTATGATTGTGAAAATCTTCCTGCTTAGTCTTAAATGGACATCGGCCTGCATCTAGCTAGAACCTCAAAACATTTGAAGGACTTTAAAAATATCGATTTTTTCTGGAGATTTGAAACGAAGATGAATTTTTTGGAGTAGCTAGCCCAATCTAAAGCATGGATATGGGACAACAAGACAATTTATATCCATGTACCCTTCGAAAACTCCCTCAAAGTGATTTCAAATTTCCCAAACAGTTGAGGCAACACGAAAAGGCAAGGAGGACGCGCCTGTGGTTCTTTACATGCATGATAATATtcaaaagacaaaaagaaaggGTGAAAAATGAGAAGGTTAACTAGCAACCTAGAGAAGTTGTGAATCCGGGAGATCAACCCCCCAAGTGGTCCATACTGCGACTTGTACCATCCGTCTAATGATCAACCCTAACTCAAAGGGTTTCCAGTTTTCATTTTCCCAACAAGTTCAAAATAACTACCTGGTCTTCAATCTAGATGGATGGGTGTTAAACAGAAAGCAGATGCTTGTACTTGTGAAATGTCAAAATATGACCTAATGAACTTCCATAATCACTATTGTAGgttcatattatttatattcaaagacacatttttctttacttgcaGATCACTTCCTACTTTATGCATTGGTCGAGCAAAACGTTCTAGAGAGTGTACTCAGAGTCACAACGATTCCCATGTAAAAGTGAAATAGGCATAATATGCTCTACAAGATAATTGTTAAACTCAAGCATGCTATGGCATCTGAAACTTGATAACAACTATACCCTTAGTTACTTATCATTAAAAAAGGCAGTAGCTCTGACCATGAACCACCAGAGTGGAAATTGAATAAATAAACTGCATGCACGTTTCTCCATTCTTCATTACATATCTATGTCTAGAAAGTTTCATCTTACAAGTATAAAAAACCATATAATCGTTCTTGAGTCCAATTATCTATCACCCTCTTAATAGCTATAACGGCTAGCTAGAATTCTGTTCTTAGCAGCAATGTGTGCTGCCTTAACCACAGGCAAGTATATTATATGATCTTGTTGTTACTTATTTGTTGATTTCTTTTCCCCTTACAGGAAATTCCAAGCAGCCATGTCCATAAAGTTTCCTGTTCATTTTTTTCTCCTGGATATCTAGAAACCCACCAAAATATGTGATGTTTTGCCCAAGATATTCTAGGTTTACCAACTTGTCAAATTAGCATAACCTAACGAcatatttttggtgtatttcaCAAAAGTGCATCCTCATGCAAGTTGTAATCACCCCCAGAGGGAAAGTCTGGCTCATGTACCAATCTTCGATGTCTATTAGATACCAATTATCAGTACCCCTCCCCGCGTAAAAGAATAGCCCTAAATCATCCACATAATTGAACATGTTGCTTTGTACTGCAAGTATAGACTGACAAAATGCTTGGAATCGAGCTCCATGgaatttttactttattttttatattttttgaaggaaacAGAAGCTTTTACAATCAGTGCAAAGAACATGTAGCTCTCACAGTGCTAACATGCCAAAGAAGAACCAACCCAACATATTTCAGAAGTTCAAAGTTAAATCATGAAATATAATACACAATTGCATTAATAATTACTCACCGAGCCAAAGTCGCTCCTTGTGTTCCATGAAATAAGCAACAGAAATTTACAAACTTGCTTACCACAAGTGGGGTGATATGTATCTGTCTCACTTGAAACCTCTTTTAACTTTAAACGGCTGCTTTTCCAGCCGTTTCCCAATTAAACGATCAACTCAATAAACTTATTTGATGCCCATGTCCTTGCAACATCGGAAAGCTTGCTTTCCTCAATGTGTATCTGTCTCAACTGCGGAGAATTTAGAACAAACAGCTCCACTGCCTCGGCCCCAATTCCACGACACTGCATAATGTCAACATCCTTCAAGCGCTTGCAACTCTTAAACATAGAGACCATGCTTGTATTGGTAAGCCCTTTACACCCTCTCAACTTCAAATCAATAATATCATTGCACGAAGCTAACATCGAAATAAACTCCTTATCAAGTAACGTTTCATTATAAGATAAGTCCAATTTCCTCAATTGCCTCAAATTCTGCCCCAATGTGGCAAGCAACCCCGGTTCTCGTTCCACAACATCACAATTTATCAATGCCAATTCTTCAAGCCTAGAACTCATGGCAACTCCAAGAGCCTTAAGGCCTTCACCAGTGACAAGACAACAACTTTGAAGCCTAATACTCGAAAGACACCGGAAATTCACAGCAACAGCCGAGAGGTGATCGTTATTAAGGTCAAGTGGTAGTCGGAGATCTAGTTTTTGCAAATCGCACCTGCTCTGGCTAATGAACCTCAGCAGACCCTCTCTGCTACCGCCATCATAAACCAATAGAGAACTTAGAGAATTACAACTATCCGCCAATTGTAACAGCACCCCATCAACTATACTCCTACAAGTCCTGAGCTCCACCTCTTGAAGACCCTGCAAGCACCTAACAAAGGACGAAAAAGAACCTCCATCACCAATACCCTCACAGCTCCGTAGCTGCAATTTCTTCAGCCTTTTGCAGCTCCTCCATAGCCATCTCAGGCCCCAATCATCTGCTCGAATTCCAGACAAATGAAGACTCTCCAAGCCCAATTCTGTATCAAAATCCTCATTTTGCCACATTCCATGCTCCCAAGAAAACTGAATTTCTTGTTCAAGGCCTTCCCCAGGGCATACAAAGACTGACAAATCCTTTAAAGCAGGAAAACTCACAACCCAACTGAAAAAGACAGGCCTAGAGAGATTGATACAGAGAGAGGTTAAGTGGGTACAGGTCGAAGAGAGCGAACTCAGAGCGGAAAGAGAGCCCAAACCGGCCAAGAACCTCAAATTACGAAGCTTGGAACAATATTTAGAAACAATAAGGAGGAGATGATCAGAAAAAGTGGAGGCTGGGGCTGCGGGTTCAGAGGGGacgaaaagagagagggagacaaGAGATGGGAAGTTGGAGAGTAGGGAGGAAAATAAAGGGATAGTGGAATTGTGAGGGGTAAGGCGGAGAGAGAGGAAAGTCTTGGAGGTGCGGTAGAGATGAAGCCACCGCTTGGAGACCAAAGAGACCGAAAGTGATGAAGAGCGTGATGACGGAAGTCTCTGAAAGATTTCTTCAAGAAGCTCGTCACAAAGTATGTCGTCCATCTCTATATGCCTCTCTCTTCACTGGTATTCTCGTTGctgttctttctctttctttgctGTGCTTTGCTCGAAATCGGAGAACACACTACATTCTTGGAGTTTCCTATTTGTTTCAGTTGGACAGAGAGAGAATATTGGGACTTGAAGTTACGTTGGGTGGGtgggagagagaagagggaggaGTTGATATGAGACGGTTTGCTTATAACGCTGCTCGGAGTATGTGTACTTCAcgttctaatttatttatttttttaaaaatggaaatttaatatttattagcCGACGTATTTTTCTATCATTTTGAAAATAGAAATGTTTTATGTCTCGATAAACATTTCGGTATTATGTTCtgataaaaaagttttattttttaattttttttttaacttagtgattaaaaaatattttttaataatattatgtttttttattatttttttaaaaatattaaagaccattaaaaaatataaaaattaaaaataaaaacagatggTAGTGAACGGAAGATTCTCTCGACAGAATCTATGGATTGATGTAGAAGGACTCGTTTGGTGCGGCCTGCACTGCGAGATCACTGATCAGTGATATTTAATGACGACGCGCTTGAAAAGGCGGGTGGGGTCGCTAATTTTCCTATAAACATACATCATTCGACCGCACGTACAAAACACCAATACAGCCTACTCCAGTACTCCAGCTTCTTTCTATCTCAAGAGTAGAATCTGGAAGCAATGACAAGTTGTAAATCGTAATGGACGAGTAAAAGACAATGTCCCACAATCATCGATGATCTGCCATCCGATTTTAGGCCATTGTCATCTAAAAAATCTAGTGGTaataattacgtattaatatatatactcatttaatataagggtaatgatacacttaccattattttaccactattttaccacttgtagtgtatttatttttttatcattttattttaagtatttttttaacatccttaaccattaagaaaaaattttaaaaatatataattttagtgatagtcacttacttaatcattaagtaaaaataaaaaaaaaaaaaaaaaataataattaaaaaaaatggtaaaagagTGATAAGAGAGTGGTAAGGCTATCATTATTCATACATTAATACATAACAAAACCCTTTTATCAACCAATTCGACGTGTGTAAGCCTCTTGGATTAATTAACACAGCTACTGATTCCCACgagaattatttttaatgtttttccttcATGTCGTTTGCGGTTGGGTACAGGTTTTGTGGACGGTTGTTCCTCCACgtccaatatttttcatttggcTTCTTTTGTGCCCCTTGATTCTCGTATGTTTTCTACTCCTTGTGTATGTTAATCATGCACAAACAACCTAACAGTCACTAGGAAAGCCTTGAGCCCTTTTACTTTGTTGTTGGGTGCACCAATCATCAAAATGATGAATCCAGTTGATGCTGACCATTTCAGAGATGCCCGTAATCTTATGGTGCACGAAGAACTAAAACAACATTGATCTATACGCTGCCATAATGTTCAGTAAGGCTTGCTTATCCCAGAACAATCAAATCTTAAGATTCTATGAGTATCTGTTTTTTCGTTTCCCAGCCATTCCTTGCTCTTTACATGGGTGCGGAATTTGGGCTTTTATTTTCCTAATGACTTCTTTCAACTTTCGCCATCAATAGCAGAACAGATGGGGAGCATGATCCTCAAGCATACAAGGTGTCCAGTCCTCATCaacctattttatattttattcacttaATTTACAGTCGCAAGCGCCTCTTCCATCAATCATATCGACCAAAAAGGGCATCTTGCCTTAAAAATTTATAACCCATTTCCCAATAGAAAAGCTGCGTGccagagtgagagagagagatccaatCTATATTTTATAACAGTCCTGCTAGGTACAATCGCATGCTGAATTGGGGAGTAACTGGCCGTATCTAAAGCTTaagtggaataaaaaaaaaaaaaaagaaggtaaaAACGTAAAATGtaaaaagcaaagaaatttCTTTCAAAGTTGTTCCACAGGTGGCAAGGAGGCCGATTCTATTCCATAATccaaaaattatgattttcttttgcaATTCACGATCCGATCTAGTTTTGATATACCACCCCCCTTTCTCTACTTGAACCCTCGTCTatccaaaaatgaaagaaaaatgttgGAAGTAACAAAGCAAAAGCAAGATTTTTGAAGGATTTGCACATATTAGCGAAAATGGCTGCATATGGGTTTATTCAAGAAATTTTGAAGGATATGTGGAAATTGATCTGTTCACCTTTTGAATTGAAGCTTTTTATGGGTTCTTCCAGAGAATCTAAACccatttttataaaactcaaaatCGCCATCAACTCCCTAGTAAAGCCACAAACAGTGAACAAGAAGATcgaaccattttttttttcagaaaaaaaaccaacaacagatTATATATCTAACATCGTTTAAAGGTGTTGGAGAGAAATCTTGAAATAAAATCGACTATTTTCAAAGTGAGATCTGAGAAATAGCTTAAATCGTCGAAATGGATATGAAATCAACCGATATTAAATAGAACTTCAGCTCATGGCAAGGAAAACAAATCTTCACTGAAATCTTTACCGTTTATTGTTCTTGTCCAAACAAATCTTCACTGAAATCTTTACCATTATTTTCTCCTTCATTTTGCAAACTTTTCTTCCTTCTGTAGACTGCGTTTTTCTTTGGTTTCCATTTCCTCTACTTACCAtttattctcttctatttttttaacctATTTGTAGGTATCACACTTAAAGGAGGCACCATTACACCTAATCTAGTAGAGGCTTTAATTGAAGTAACATTAATGTGCCATTTTTGTAAGGGAAGGTTAGGTGTGTCTGAGAGAGAAGATCAAGaactgggggggggggggggggggggggggggggggaagaaatacagaggatgagagagagagagggttgtggGCGACGGATGATGGATCTGGAAAGATGGCAAGGCAAAGGTAAACCTCCTAAATGAAACATAGTCATTTCATGGGGGGAAGAAACACaaatgatgagagagagagagggttgtggGCGACGGATGATGGATCTGGAAAGATGGCAAGGCAAAGGTAAACCTCTAGTCATTTCATTTATTTGACGTGGCTCACCATGTTAGCCGATTGCCCAACGGTTATATAGTGCGGTTGCATAaagcatttttcattttataatggTGTTACTGTCATATAAGTTATACCACATGTCCGATATTAAAAGTACTAGTGTAGTGATGCAGGATCCCTTCTAGAAATCTATATTGGATTGAGCTTTTTGACCTAACTGGCGTGAATCCAACCCCAAGAACATTGGTGCAAGCAAA
The genomic region above belongs to Carya illinoinensis cultivar Pawnee chromosome 4, C.illinoinensisPawnee_v1, whole genome shotgun sequence and contains:
- the LOC122306118 gene encoding F-box/LRR-repeat protein 4-like, which translates into the protein MDDILCDELLEEIFQRLPSSRSSSLSVSLVSKRWLHLYRTSKTFLSLRLTPHNSTIPLFSSLLSNFPSLVSLSLFVPSEPAAPASTFSDHLLLIVSKYCSKLRNLRFLAGLGSLSALSSLSSTCTHLTSLCINLSRPVFFSWVVSFPALKDLSVFVCPGEGLEQEIQFSWEHGMWQNEDFDTELGLESLHLSGIRADDWGLRWLWRSCKRLKKLQLRSCEGIGDGGSFSSFVRCLQGLQEVELRTCRSIVDGVLLQLADSCNSLSSLLVYDGGSREGLLRFISQSRCDLQKLDLRLPLDLNNDHLSAVAVNFRCLSSIRLQSCCLVTGEGLKALGVAMSSRLEELALINCDVVEREPGLLATLGQNLRQLRKLDLSYNETLLDKEFISMLASCNDIIDLKLRGCKGLTNTSMVSMFKSCKRLKDVDIMQCRGIGAEAVELFVLNSPQLRQIHIEESKLSDVARTWASNKFIELIV